The Juglans regia cultivar Chandler chromosome 11, Walnut 2.0, whole genome shotgun sequence genome contains the following window.
GTTCAAGCTTGACACAACGTGAAACATTTGAAGAATAACCATCTGgtacttttacattttttataacctTCAACAagtcttctttctctttgttacTCATTGTGAAAATAGCTGGAGGCAAATATGTCTTGTTTGCAGCTGTTATAACCGGATGAAGTTGTGGTCTCAAACCCATCTCTTGTAAGTCAAGGCGTGCCTGTATGCCATCTTTTGATTTCGtaacaatatttaatagtgTGCCAACAATATTATCCACCACATTTTTTTCAATGTGCATCACATCAAGATTATGACGCAATAAATTATCCTTCCAGTAAGgcaaactaaagaaaatactaCGTTTCTTCCATGAGTGTTCCTTAACAGTAGTGGACCCCACAACTCTATTTCTTTTACGATTTGTTCTATCATTGCATCTTTCATCATCTAATTGTTCCAAAATTTCATCAGGTGTTGGCATGGTAGGTGGAGGATCAATTTCTCGTGTACCATCAAATGTTCTTGCCATCATTCTCCACTTATGATTTATTGGCAAGAATCGTCTATGCCCCATATAGGAaaatttttttccatgtttcagCCATCTAGATCGTGTATTACCCATACAACAAGGACATGCTAAACGACCTTTCGTACTCCATCCAGACAAATCACCATATGCAGGAAAATCATTTATCGTCCACATTAAAGCCGCACGCATTGTAAATATCTCTCTAGAGCAAACATCATAGGTTGGTGCTCCAATCTCCCATAATTCCTTTAATTCTGATATTAGAGGCTCTAAATATACATCTATATTCATTGAAGGTGATGATGGTCCCGGTATAAGCAAAGATAGCATGAAAGTTGATCGTTTCATGCACATCCAAGGAGGTAAATTGTAAGGTACCAACATAACCGGCCAGGTACTATAGGAAATGCTCATGTTACCAAAAGGATTAAAGCCATCTGCAGATAAACCAAGCCTAACATTGCGGGGGTCAGAGGCAAACTCATCATGTTGTGAATCAAACGTCTTCCAAGCCAAACCATCTGCTGGATGCCTTAGTACCCCATCATTTGTGCGGCCTATAGCATGCCATTTCATTTGTGAAGAAGTCTTCGATGACATAAAAAGCCTTTGCAACCTTGGTTTTAACGGAAACCACCGTAATATTTTTGCTGGACTTCTTTTACCTTTTTTAGAGCTTTCATCCATAGACTCTTTTCGCTTCCACTTTGATGCTCCACATACCACGCATGTTTCCAGATTCTCATTGTCCTTCCAAAATAACATACAACCATTGGGACATACTAAGATCTTCTCGTATCCAAGCCCTAACTCATTCATGTACTTCTTCGCCTCGTATGTATTTTTAGGCAATGATGCTCCTGGTGGGAGCAACTCATTCACAAATTCAAGCAATTCTGTAAATATGTTATTACTCAATCCACCCAAACACTTCATATTCCATAGACGTACGATAGCACTAAACTTAGTATGTTTTGTGCACCCTTCATATAATGGctcatcaacatcttttaacatattgtaaaatttattaactCTCTCATTTGAATCTTGTCGATTTTCATATTGCACTCCAGCTTCTCCAACTTCCACACGTATTTCAGGCCCAGTACCTTCGACTATTTCAGGATCAAACATTGGAAAAACGTCATGTAACATAGTTGTCATCCCACTGGAGCcttcatttatttgctcattATTGTTTTGGGCACCAATAGCATGGTAAGATGCCTCCCCTTTTCTCTCCCCATGAGCATGCCAAATGGTGTAACCTTGAGAAATTCCATAGCTAATCAAATGATCAAATACCATGTTGGGCATGAACATCATACGCAATCCACATTTTCTACATGGGCAACAAATCGATGAATCTGTAGGACAATTCTCACATGCAAACTTCAAAAACTCATTGACACCATCAACATACTCTTTTGTATGTCGAGGTTTtttcatccaacttttgtccatagCTTAACTAcattaattgaaatatgaaaatagaacTGAATGAGAATGCAAGATCatcaataatttaaaacatagtatgaaaaataatattgaacttCGAAAAGTAAAGCAAAATAAAGCATAAATATAAGTATCAACGATGACTATGTCACGGCCCATGAAGGTTTCGATAGCATAAATATAGGCATAAATATAAAACCCCAAACTTATTCAGTGGACCCATGCTTATTAAAACCCCACGCTTCAT
Protein-coding sequences here:
- the LOC109001435 gene encoding uncharacterized protein LOC109001435, producing MDKSWMKKPRHTKEYVDGVNEFLKFACENCPTDSSICCPCRKCGLRMMFMPNMVFDHLISYGISQGYTIWHAHGERKGEASYHAIGAQNNNEQINEGSSGMTTMLHDVFPMFDPEIVEGTGPEIRVEVGEAGVQYENRQDSNERVNKFYNMLKDVDEPLYEGCTKHTKFSAIVRLWNMKCLGGLSNNIFTELLEFVNELLPPGASLPKNTYEAKKYMNELGLGYEKILVCPNGCMLFWKDNENLETCVVCGASKWKRKESMDESSKKGKRSPAKILRWFPLKPRLQRLFMSSKTSSQMKWHAIGRTNDGVLRHPADGLAWKTFDSQHDEFASDPRNVRLGLSADGFNPFGNMSISYSTWPVMLVPYNLPPWMCMKRSTFMLSLLIPGPSSPSMNIDVYLEPLISELKELWEIGAPTYDVCSREIFTMRAALMWTINDFPAYGDLSGWSTKGRLACPCCMGNTRSRWLKHGKKFSYMGHRRFLPINHKWRMMARTFDGTREIDPPPTMPTPDEILEQLDDERCNDRTNRKRNRVVGSTTVKEHSWKKRSIFFSLPYWKDNLLRHNLDVMHIEKNVVDNIVGTLLNIVTKSKDGIQARLDLQEMGLRPQLHPVITAANKTYLPPAIFTMSNKEKEDLLKVIKNVKVPDGYSSNVSRCVKLEHRTIVGMKSHDSHILMQQLLPIALRGSLPKKVIEPLIELSGFFREICSKTMRLEDLDRLESRIPYILCQLEMIFPPSFFTVMVHLVIHLVAECKLGGPVHYRWMYPVERYLHRLKFHVRNKAAPEGSIAEGYLLEELLTFCSRYLESAQTVFNRPSRNPDDSKGKVLDVRLDFTAWTQAHRYILFNSDDFTPFRMMHLEILRNTIDERHVSNEELQKRHQDQFCNWFQDYVMKMDDNERSELGHKVVMHSKGPLQVAKEFKRIVINGTKYRTRNYENGKKTQNCGVSVCTEDGLAWYGQLTRIIEIMYYDGSRYVLFKCDWADVTMGKGFKEDEFGFSLVNFSHLVHTGNRITDDPFVLSSQVSQVYYVADERCPNWVVVVKTKPRDVYDTGEEEVTDDDDDEYLVNEYCNTSNDEAIEPAIDDVVWTRNDIDGLMIETP